In Cryptomeria japonica chromosome 10, Sugi_1.0, whole genome shotgun sequence, a genomic segment contains:
- the LOC131039269 gene encoding protein LURP-one-related 5-like, with protein sequence MGHLVFRVDNYASNVRNEVLLMDAAGQLLLTLRRKRWSFRKRWQAYRGDPVESDKPKFSLAKSLGFSNKTTASVFVYVSKQIKYCDYQIEGSLCKSLCTILNKAGEIIAQIKQKEAKCDIMLGNDVLSLVIDAGVDQAFVMGLLIMFNQIG encoded by the exons ATGGGACATCTGGTTTTCAGAGTGGATAACTATGCATCAAATGTGAGAAACGAAGTACTTCTTATGGATGCGGCAGGCCAACTTCTTCTTACATTGCGGCGCAAG AGATGGAGTTTTAGGAAGAGATGGCAAGCATACAGAGGAGATCCAGTAGAGTCTGATAAGCCCAAATTTAGCCTTGCAAAGTCTTTGGGATTTTCAAATAAAACCACAGCCAGTGTATTTGTGTATGTAAGTAAGCAAATTAAATACTGCGATTACCAGATAGAAGGGTCGTTGTGCAAGTCGTTGTGCACAATATTGAATAAAGCGGGAGAGATCATCGCGCAGATTAAACAAAAGGAAGCCAAGTGTGACATAATGTTGGGAAATGATGTTTTGAGCCTGGTTATCGACGCAGGAGTAGATCAAGCATTTGTAATGGGGCTGCTCATTATGTTTAATCAGATAGGCTAA